A portion of the Pseudorasbora parva isolate DD20220531a chromosome 1, ASM2467924v1, whole genome shotgun sequence genome contains these proteins:
- the LOC137081545 gene encoding C-type lectin BML-1 — MMKNALLLVLLSALMHVAFSQPYVFHFVREKMNWSGAQTYCRQHHTDLATINDRMDLVELMLTVEQAYRENVWMGLYRTGESAPWVWSDHSKSTFMPWATGQPNNVGKIQYCVEVINGSALNDLNCATELPSVCYTVEKKHILMRLMVKSSADVIDPSVKAALLLKIEQILEEQGLTRHVKLSWKIQSDGNVFQKSQK, encoded by the exons ATGATGAAGAATGCTTTGCTCTTGGTGCTCCTGTCGG CTCTGATGCATGTGGCGTTCTCACAGCCGTATGTTTTTCACTTTGTCCGTGAGAAAATGAACTGGTCCGGGGCTCAGACGTACTGCCGTCAGCATCACACTGATCTCGCCACCATTAATGACCGCATGGATCTGGTTGAGCTGATGCTGACCGTAGAACAGGCTTATAGAGAGAACGTGTGGATGGGACTCTATCGGACCGGCGAAAGCGCTCCGTGGGTGTGGTCCGATCACAGCAAGTCCACGTTCATGCCGTGGGCTACAGGTCAGCCCAACAATGTGGGAAAAATCCAATATTGCGTTGAGGTCATTAATGGTTCAGCTCTCAATGATCTGAATTGTGCAACTGAGTTGCCTTCCGTCTGCTACACCG TGGAGAAGAAACACATATTGATGAGACTGATGGTCAAATCGAGTGCAGATGTGATTGATCCTTCGGTGAAGGCAGCACTTCTGCTGAAG ATAGAGCAGATACTGGAGGAGCAGGGACTGACTCGACATGTAAAACTGTCATGGAAAATCCAGTCAGATGGAAATGTCTTCCAAAAGAGCCAGAAGTGA